The Chryseolinea soli genome contains a region encoding:
- a CDS encoding VCBS repeat-containing protein, which translates to MRARLMFFLRTMKWMVPVAVMGMISVHSVQAQQEPLFEWVPPARSGVTFKNTIKETARNNALTYENIYNGGGVAIGDINNDGLDDIYLIANAGSNKLYLNVDNFKFKDITSSAGVACSTGWKTGVSMVDINADGLLDIYVCRSGKENIEDRRNHFFINQGNLTFVDKAKEMNLDDPSYSTQAAFFDYDKDGDLDVYLLATNVKVIRDLEFKDARTTVHPYAGDKLFRNDNGHFVDVTAKAGILSNALGFGLGIAVSDINKDGWPDLYISNDYIEPDYLYINNGDGTFADKLPEYLRHISHFSMGVDVSDINNDEWPDIYTLDMLPEDNYRQKLLYGPDNYEHYALSVKEGFYHQYMRNMLHLSNGNGTFSEIGQFSGISNTDWSWAPLFADYDNDGWKDLFVTNGYFRDYTQRDFLKYKGDYYFKKAIAGEKPDTLELATMMSSTPLHNYMFRNNGDLTFSDQSFAWGFERKTFSNGAAFGDLDNDGDLDLVVNNQNESAFLYKNVLRDKNPTASFLGIKLKGAKGNTFGIGSKVFVYAGNRSQYFEQSPVRGYQSSVATTLHVGLGNEKKIDSVRVEWPSGKVSLLKDIAVDQILSVEENDGVKHQVVAEKLNPVFAVSEPLVPYSHRQFPINDFKRQPLLSTMKSNCGPAIATADVNGDGLVDVFVSGSEVLPGKLFVQSKEGRFHESLSFPSSQNDARTEVDAIFFDADNDNDQDLYVVSGGYHDYAAKDPVFQDRIYFNDGQGNFTRRPDALPAIHTSKSCARAADFDLDGDVDLFLGGRVVPGRYPVAPPSYLLLNDGHGHFSKMDDAALPSLVNAGMITDAIWLDLNSDRFPDLIAVGEFMPVKVFLNKEGKKFEEDAGAFVDGPQMGLWSKLAAGDFDHDGDVDLIAGNHGLNSQFRASDSEMLELTYADFDKNGSIDPILTNFIQHQSYPVAGRDELLDQVYSLRKKFTSYASYAPAKLGMLFSETEIGQASVLRANELRTVLLENVNGKFVKHALPPQAQFAPIGAIEVLDYNDDGKLDVLLAGNESAMRIRLGAIDANYGQLFQGDGQNHFNYIPQRLAGLSLTGDVKSLKWITVNGQKYLLAGINNKEIVTYKKTN; encoded by the coding sequence ATGCGCGCGCGTTTGATGTTTTTTTTGCGGACCATGAAGTGGATGGTGCCGGTGGCCGTCATGGGTATGATCAGCGTTCATTCCGTTCAGGCGCAGCAAGAACCGTTGTTCGAATGGGTGCCACCCGCCCGCAGTGGTGTGACGTTTAAGAATACCATCAAAGAAACCGCCCGCAACAATGCCCTCACGTATGAAAACATTTACAATGGGGGTGGCGTTGCCATTGGCGATATCAACAATGACGGATTGGACGACATCTACTTGATCGCCAATGCCGGCAGCAACAAGTTGTATCTCAACGTTGACAATTTTAAGTTTAAGGACATCACATCGTCAGCCGGCGTGGCTTGCAGCACAGGTTGGAAAACCGGCGTGAGCATGGTCGATATCAACGCCGATGGTCTGCTGGATATTTATGTATGTCGCTCCGGCAAGGAGAATATTGAAGATCGAAGAAATCATTTCTTTATCAATCAAGGCAATTTGACCTTCGTAGACAAAGCTAAGGAAATGAATCTGGACGATCCTTCGTATTCAACCCAAGCCGCATTTTTCGACTACGATAAAGACGGAGACCTGGATGTTTATTTACTGGCTACGAATGTGAAGGTCATACGTGACCTTGAATTTAAAGATGCACGGACCACCGTGCACCCCTATGCAGGTGATAAGTTATTCAGGAATGATAACGGTCACTTTGTCGACGTAACGGCGAAGGCTGGCATTTTATCAAATGCATTGGGTTTCGGGCTCGGCATCGCCGTGTCGGATATCAACAAAGATGGCTGGCCGGACCTGTATATTTCAAACGACTACATCGAACCCGACTATCTCTATATCAACAACGGAGACGGTACATTTGCAGACAAGCTGCCTGAATACCTACGACATATTTCCCATTTCTCCATGGGAGTCGATGTGAGCGATATCAATAATGATGAATGGCCGGATATCTATACGCTGGACATGTTGCCGGAGGATAATTATAGACAGAAGTTACTCTACGGCCCCGATAACTATGAGCACTATGCGCTGTCGGTAAAGGAAGGGTTTTATCATCAGTACATGCGCAATATGCTTCATTTGAGCAATGGCAATGGAACCTTCAGCGAGATTGGTCAATTTTCAGGCATTTCAAACACCGACTGGAGTTGGGCACCCCTGTTTGCCGACTATGACAACGACGGTTGGAAAGATCTCTTTGTCACCAATGGATACTTTCGGGATTATACGCAGCGTGATTTTCTGAAGTACAAGGGCGACTATTATTTTAAAAAAGCCATTGCGGGAGAAAAACCCGATACACTGGAACTGGCCACCATGATGAGCTCTACGCCGCTGCATAACTATATGTTCCGGAACAATGGAGATCTGACGTTTTCCGATCAAAGTTTTGCCTGGGGTTTTGAAAGGAAGACCTTTTCGAATGGCGCAGCGTTTGGCGATCTCGACAATGACGGGGACCTGGACCTAGTGGTGAATAATCAAAACGAATCGGCCTTCTTATACAAGAATGTGTTGCGGGACAAGAATCCAACGGCATCCTTCCTTGGCATTAAGCTCAAAGGAGCTAAGGGAAATACATTCGGCATAGGCAGTAAGGTTTTTGTATACGCCGGCAATAGAAGTCAGTATTTCGAGCAATCGCCCGTGCGCGGGTATCAGTCAAGCGTCGCCACAACACTGCACGTTGGACTTGGGAATGAAAAGAAAATTGATTCCGTGAGAGTGGAGTGGCCGTCGGGAAAGGTGAGTTTGCTCAAGGATATAGCGGTCGATCAGATCCTGTCTGTCGAGGAAAATGATGGCGTCAAACACCAGGTTGTCGCTGAGAAATTGAATCCGGTGTTTGCAGTGTCGGAACCGCTGGTTCCCTATTCACACCGGCAATTTCCAATAAACGATTTTAAAAGACAGCCTTTGTTGTCGACCATGAAATCGAACTGCGGACCGGCAATAGCGACTGCCGACGTTAACGGCGACGGGTTAGTGGATGTTTTTGTAAGCGGATCCGAAGTTTTGCCGGGCAAACTATTTGTCCAAAGTAAGGAGGGCCGGTTCCACGAATCACTTTCCTTTCCGTCTTCGCAAAATGATGCGCGCACGGAAGTTGATGCCATCTTCTTTGACGCGGACAACGATAACGACCAGGATCTTTACGTGGTAAGCGGAGGTTATCATGACTATGCGGCAAAGGATCCCGTCTTCCAGGACAGGATCTACTTCAACGACGGTCAGGGTAATTTCACGCGACGCCCCGACGCATTGCCGGCGATACATACTTCTAAATCCTGTGCAAGAGCCGCCGATTTTGATTTGGATGGTGACGTTGACCTTTTTCTCGGAGGACGCGTCGTGCCGGGACGTTATCCAGTCGCACCTCCAAGTTATTTATTACTTAACGATGGACATGGGCATTTTAGCAAAATGGACGATGCCGCTCTTCCTTCCCTCGTAAACGCCGGGATGATCACGGATGCCATCTGGTTAGACCTCAATAGTGATCGATTTCCTGATCTGATTGCGGTCGGTGAGTTTATGCCGGTGAAAGTGTTCTTGAACAAAGAGGGAAAAAAGTTTGAAGAGGACGCTGGTGCATTTGTGGATGGTCCGCAGATGGGCCTTTGGAGCAAACTCGCAGCAGGTGATTTTGACCACGACGGAGATGTCGATTTGATCGCGGGCAACCACGGTCTCAATTCACAGTTCAGAGCTTCTGATTCGGAGATGCTGGAATTGACGTACGCCGATTTTGATAAGAACGGTTCGATCGATCCCATCCTCACCAATTTTATTCAACATCAATCTTATCCAGTTGCCGGACGCGATGAATTGCTGGATCAGGTGTACAGCCTGAGAAAGAAATTCACTTCCTATGCAAGCTATGCACCCGCGAAACTCGGAATGCTCTTTTCTGAAACGGAGATCGGGCAGGCGAGCGTGCTGCGCGCCAATGAACTTCGGACCGTGCTGCTGGAAAATGTGAATGGAAAATTTGTAAAACATGCTTTACCGCCACAAGCGCAGTTCGCGCCCATTGGGGCAATCGAGGTGCTGGATTATAATGATGATGGCAAGCTTGACGTATTGCTCGCCGGCAATGAAAGTGCTATGCGCATTCGGTTAGGGGCCATTGATGCAAACTATGGCCAGCTGTTTCAGGGGGATGGACAAAACCATTTTAACTATATTCCGCAGAGGCTGGCGGGTCTTTCACTAACCGGCGATGTCAAGTCGCTAAAGTGGATCACCGTGAACGGCCAGAAATATTTACTTGCCGGTATCAATAACAAGGAAATCGTAACCTATAAAAAGACAAATTAG
- a CDS encoding vanadium-dependent haloperoxidase: MKAWCMFVLMCCFGMAGGKEKPVPVSDFVKSAFSLSEVMLHDVVNPPAASRFYAYCMLGAYQALNQIEREPFDLPSRFKIRPSFSNVPIPSCVSKDFVAAYAMLEVGRQLMPSGYLLEKTQATLLQDFKKKYHFSSQCLEQNMAFAKTVAAQVVEYSKTDGYSKLSTLKRYSPVVAEGHWYPTPPEYMAAVEPHWQTIRPFFLDSAQQITSRSAAEFSTDKDSPFGKLMYEVYDISKKMSAEQRAIAGFWDCNPFAVQYSGHMAIGIKKISPGGHWMGITGIACVSSSASIEKTVLAHALVALTLHDAFISCWHVKYQSDRVRPETAINKYIDPSWRPLLQTPPFPENTSGHSVISAASASILTFLFGDNFKFTDTSEEYFGLPARSFGSFQQASAEAGISRLYGGIHFRDSIENGQEQGEGVGQAIVQKIQEIARP; the protein is encoded by the coding sequence ATGAAGGCCTGGTGCATGTTTGTGTTGATGTGTTGCTTTGGCATGGCTGGAGGAAAGGAGAAGCCCGTGCCGGTGAGCGACTTTGTAAAATCTGCTTTTTCGCTGTCGGAGGTAATGCTCCACGATGTGGTGAATCCGCCCGCGGCGAGTCGGTTCTACGCTTATTGCATGCTGGGTGCCTATCAGGCGTTAAACCAGATCGAGCGGGAGCCCTTTGATCTTCCGTCAAGGTTTAAAATTCGTCCAAGCTTTTCTAACGTCCCCATTCCATCCTGTGTATCGAAAGATTTTGTTGCGGCCTATGCGATGCTTGAAGTCGGCCGCCAACTGATGCCTTCGGGATATCTCCTTGAAAAAACACAGGCGACCTTGTTGCAGGACTTCAAAAAGAAATATCATTTTTCCTCGCAATGCCTGGAGCAAAATATGGCCTTTGCGAAAACCGTCGCTGCGCAGGTTGTTGAATATTCCAAGACCGATGGCTACTCGAAATTGAGTACACTGAAAAGGTATAGCCCCGTGGTAGCGGAAGGGCATTGGTATCCCACACCACCGGAATACATGGCCGCCGTGGAGCCGCATTGGCAAACGATTCGCCCGTTTTTTCTGGATTCTGCACAGCAGATCACCTCACGCAGCGCCGCCGAGTTCTCGACGGACAAAGACTCACCCTTTGGAAAATTGATGTATGAGGTTTATGATATCTCCAAAAAGATGTCGGCCGAGCAGCGGGCGATCGCCGGCTTTTGGGATTGCAATCCCTTTGCTGTTCAGTATTCCGGGCACATGGCGATAGGGATCAAAAAAATATCACCCGGTGGTCATTGGATGGGAATTACAGGCATTGCTTGCGTCTCTTCTTCGGCATCGATCGAGAAGACGGTCTTGGCACACGCACTCGTCGCACTCACGCTGCACGACGCCTTTATCAGCTGCTGGCATGTGAAGTATCAAAGCGACCGTGTACGACCCGAAACGGCGATAAACAAATACATCGATCCCAGTTGGAGGCCGCTCTTGCAAACGCCGCCCTTTCCCGAAAATACCAGTGGCCATAGCGTGATCTCCGCAGCATCTGCCTCCATACTCACCTTCCTGTTTGGCGACAACTTTAAGTTTACCGATACCAGTGAGGAATATTTTGGGTTGCCTGCTCGAAGTTTTGGATCCTTCCAACAGGCCTCGGCCGAAGCGGGTATTTCAAGGTTATATGGGGGAATTCATTTCAGGGACTCCATCGAGAATGGACAAGAGCAAGGAGAAGGCGTCGGGCAGGCGATCGTTCAAAAGATTCAAGAGATCGCCAGGCCTTAA
- a CDS encoding DUF2652 domain-containing protein translates to MENKGLVFIPDISGFSRFVSETEIEHSRLIIQELLEILINANQIGLEVSEIEGDAILFYKFGDPPDLKALYTQVEHMFCSFHRNLIAYELSKYCQCKACLSAINLSLKIITHYGEFTGYTVRNFSKLIGKDIIVAHQLLKNDIADHEYWLITKSLLKDKPLGPADWIEWNIGAKQTETGDVSYHYAQLGYLKKELPQEEALPPQLAKKLRVISVSEAYDTDMITMFHACGNFNYRARWQEGVEKVEELSHYLPRIGMRCRCTYTDGKVITYVSSYYKYQPERIEFSETDEKDKSVTYFTLEKLAPLKTKLTIDFYLNKTLPAEFVFRLVKKKKVEEAFQKSLQTLKVFAKDLYIPSAKDFL, encoded by the coding sequence ATGGAAAACAAAGGGCTCGTATTCATCCCCGATATCAGCGGCTTCTCCCGGTTCGTGAGCGAAACCGAGATCGAGCACAGTCGTCTTATTATCCAGGAGCTTTTGGAGATCCTGATCAACGCAAACCAGATCGGCCTGGAGGTCTCTGAAATAGAGGGCGATGCCATACTTTTTTACAAATTCGGCGACCCGCCCGATCTGAAAGCACTGTACACACAGGTTGAGCACATGTTTTGCTCTTTCCACCGGAACCTGATCGCCTATGAGTTGAGCAAATATTGTCAATGTAAGGCGTGTCTTTCTGCGATCAACCTTTCACTGAAGATCATCACGCACTATGGGGAGTTCACCGGGTACACGGTACGGAACTTCAGCAAGCTGATCGGGAAAGACATCATCGTTGCGCACCAGCTCCTGAAAAATGATATCGCCGACCATGAGTATTGGCTGATCACAAAAAGCCTGTTGAAAGATAAACCCCTCGGCCCGGCCGACTGGATCGAATGGAACATCGGAGCCAAGCAGACCGAGACCGGCGATGTTTCCTATCACTATGCTCAGCTTGGCTACCTTAAAAAAGAGCTGCCGCAAGAGGAAGCACTGCCGCCGCAGCTGGCAAAGAAACTTCGGGTAATTTCCGTTTCAGAAGCATACGACACCGACATGATCACCATGTTCCATGCCTGTGGTAATTTCAATTACCGCGCCCGTTGGCAGGAAGGTGTGGAGAAGGTGGAAGAATTGAGCCATTACCTGCCGCGCATAGGCATGCGCTGCCGCTGCACGTACACCGATGGGAAAGTGATCACTTACGTCAGCAGCTACTACAAATATCAGCCGGAGCGAATTGAGTTCAGTGAAACAGACGAGAAGGATAAAAGCGTTACCTATTTCACGCTGGAGAAATTAGCTCCCCTGAAAACAAAACTTACGATTGATTTTTACCTCAACAAAACACTCCCGGCCGAATTCGTATTTCGCCTGGTAAAAAAGAAAAAGGTCGAAGAAGCATTCCAAAAATCCCTACAGACCCTAAAAGTCTTCGCGAAGGATCTGTACATCCCGAGCGCCAAAGATTTTTTGTGA
- a CDS encoding outer membrane beta-barrel protein: protein MRTMFKYLTILAWVMTTTVCSVAQSTSGRIEGSVSNEQGEPLEYVTVLLRQPQDSVLITGVITNATGQYSFESVAPGQYILTLTFVGYQKQSIPIELQGGASIYTVPAAILKEDARVLGEVVVHAQKPLVEQDGGKLILNVQNSIIAAGGSAAELLERAPGVSIDQNNQISVNGKTGVNIMIDGKPTYLPPAELATLLRSMNANNIATIEVISNPSARYDASGNAGVINIKLKKNTLEGFNGSITAGAGHGRYGKANGSINLNYRTKKWNHFLNYGYTYNKRFADVYTDRVTLRNNGDPVYYTQQLDRIQKLPSHTWQGGSEWQWNSQNSIAMITSGSYNERTTDNNSFTQIKSARGNEADSTFILTNEQRYRWYNVSSSIGYKHLFSRTGSEFTIDVDYSNYKFKLNDNFAIQQFEQTDILKKQYNILSDQPSSFNIYTARMDYVHRLNKQTSLETGIKFSYVNTINEIVFTNNQSGQFETDLTRSTNFDYTEKVGAGYVTLKTKWLGFDTQVGLRAEQTHYEGFSRGTQLSIERDYFRVFPNVSLNHSAWENYQFGFSYSYRIDRPAYNDLYPYVFYFDPFASQKGNPALLPQFTHNFQFSQTIAKDFAINLGYSTSSQYIAFVILLKEDRVSEYAIKKNFDTFQNYYLTVSAPISINKHWTINSNINLFYNRFNTQLLDEVYKIGKFSGIVTLTQTITLPWDLTGEITTVYNAPNMLGLFETSALGSVNVGLQKKVFDKKGSLRLNVTDIFYTNRVTYGVSYPGLDAHFYNYPETRVIRLNFTYNIGKTGQAMRKHNGQDEERKRVGIN, encoded by the coding sequence ATGAGAACGATGTTTAAGTACCTGACCATTTTAGCATGGGTGATGACAACCACGGTTTGTTCCGTCGCCCAATCCACCTCCGGGAGAATAGAAGGGAGTGTGAGCAATGAGCAAGGCGAGCCTCTGGAATATGTTACCGTATTGTTGCGACAGCCACAAGATTCAGTCCTGATCACGGGAGTCATTACCAATGCGACCGGTCAGTATTCCTTTGAATCCGTAGCCCCTGGACAGTATATCCTCACGCTAACCTTCGTGGGGTACCAAAAGCAATCCATACCCATCGAACTACAAGGTGGCGCCAGCATTTACACCGTCCCGGCAGCGATCCTAAAAGAAGATGCCCGGGTTCTTGGTGAAGTGGTGGTTCACGCACAGAAACCCCTGGTGGAGCAAGACGGCGGCAAACTCATCCTGAATGTACAGAACTCCATCATTGCGGCGGGTGGTTCTGCCGCTGAACTTTTAGAGCGAGCGCCGGGTGTAAGCATAGATCAAAACAATCAGATCTCGGTCAATGGGAAAACCGGGGTCAATATTATGATTGATGGCAAACCTACCTACCTGCCACCTGCTGAACTCGCCACGCTGCTTCGCAGCATGAATGCAAACAATATTGCAACGATAGAAGTGATCTCCAATCCGTCAGCCCGCTATGATGCCAGTGGCAACGCCGGGGTCATCAACATTAAGCTAAAAAAGAATACACTGGAGGGGTTCAATGGTTCGATCACCGCGGGAGCCGGCCACGGCCGTTATGGCAAAGCTAATGGGAGCATTAACCTAAACTATCGTACTAAGAAATGGAATCACTTTCTCAACTATGGATACACTTATAATAAAAGGTTCGCCGATGTCTACACCGATCGTGTAACGCTTCGCAATAACGGTGATCCCGTTTATTATACCCAGCAGCTCGACCGGATCCAAAAGTTGCCTTCCCACACCTGGCAAGGAGGGTCGGAATGGCAATGGAATTCCCAAAACTCAATAGCCATGATCACGTCAGGCAGTTACAATGAACGAACCACGGATAACAATTCATTCACGCAAATAAAATCAGCGCGCGGCAACGAAGCAGACTCAACGTTTATCTTGACCAACGAACAACGCTATCGCTGGTACAACGTTTCAAGCTCCATTGGATACAAGCATCTTTTTTCGCGCACCGGCAGTGAATTCACCATAGATGTTGACTATTCAAATTACAAATTTAAGCTCAACGACAACTTTGCGATCCAACAATTTGAGCAAACGGACATTCTCAAAAAACAATACAATATATTGAGCGACCAACCCTCTTCATTTAATATTTACACTGCGCGTATGGATTACGTGCATCGCTTGAACAAACAAACCTCCCTGGAGACCGGGATTAAGTTCAGTTACGTAAACACCATAAACGAAATAGTTTTCACCAATAATCAAAGCGGTCAATTTGAAACTGATTTGACCCGGTCGACCAACTTCGATTATACCGAAAAAGTAGGTGCTGGCTATGTTACTCTGAAAACCAAATGGTTGGGATTTGATACGCAGGTAGGACTGCGGGCCGAGCAGACGCATTACGAAGGCTTTTCGAGAGGGACGCAGTTGTCCATCGAGCGAGACTATTTTAGGGTGTTTCCAAACGTCAGCCTGAATCACAGCGCGTGGGAAAATTATCAATTTGGTTTTTCCTACAGTTATCGGATTGACAGGCCGGCCTACAACGATTTGTACCCCTATGTCTTCTACTTCGATCCGTTCGCCAGCCAGAAGGGAAACCCTGCATTGCTCCCGCAGTTCACGCATAACTTCCAGTTCTCACAGACGATTGCCAAGGATTTTGCCATCAACCTCGGGTACAGTACCAGTTCACAATACATCGCGTTTGTTATATTGCTGAAAGAAGACAGGGTGTCGGAATATGCCATCAAGAAAAATTTTGACACGTTCCAAAACTATTACCTTACGGTGAGCGCCCCCATAAGCATCAACAAGCATTGGACGATCAATAGCAACATCAATTTATTTTACAACCGTTTTAACACACAGCTCCTGGATGAAGTTTATAAGATTGGCAAATTCAGTGGCATCGTCACCCTTACGCAAACCATAACCTTGCCGTGGGATCTGACCGGGGAAATTACAACGGTGTACAATGCACCTAACATGTTGGGGCTTTTCGAGACTTCGGCACTGGGTTCCGTGAATGTGGGACTGCAAAAAAAGGTATTCGACAAAAAGGGCTCACTCCGTTTAAATGTTACGGATATTTTTTATACCAATCGGGTAACGTACGGTGTGTCCTACCCTGGGCTTGATGCGCATTTCTATAATTATCCCGAAACCCGCGTCATCCGGCTCAACTTTACTTACAACATTGGCAAGACAGGACAGGCTATGCGCAAGCACAACGGACAAGACGAGGAGCGGAAGCGGGTTGGGATAAACTAG
- a CDS encoding helix-turn-helix domain-containing protein yields the protein MESCLYWTNYVYRVPEFYASTFLFALLYGPLLVIYFDAVFENPKPLIRYSFHFLPFLIMLGLKMPYYLSSPEVKILHPDQAPLSYSINDLIDYAEIINITHLSIYGYVLFRKIRAHSGIGYMRPWANWILAFYILFIALTILYWSIVVAQQSTLLADYFISLSACGAIVLLAWFGDRYEKMKEGEPIMDSLWPRLKDQPQQNSQSLSPVLHAIETLSNEAEDIKYKNSGLPDSLAKKLAADLGVLMSREQLYKENDLKLETLAEKLKSNRHFVSQVINQYYKTNFFDFINANRIDEAKRLLVSDDHELNIIEIAYAVGYNNKVTFNTVFKRFTGVTPSEYRKQNHPEFKTDD from the coding sequence ATGGAGTCCTGCCTTTATTGGACGAATTACGTTTATCGTGTTCCTGAATTCTACGCGTCAACCTTTCTCTTCGCCCTGCTCTATGGCCCGCTGCTCGTTATTTACTTTGATGCCGTATTTGAGAATCCTAAACCGCTGATCCGCTATAGTTTTCATTTTTTGCCCTTCCTGATCATGCTGGGCCTCAAAATGCCCTATTATCTCAGCTCACCGGAAGTCAAGATCCTGCATCCGGACCAGGCTCCACTCTCCTATTCGATCAACGACCTGATTGACTACGCCGAGATCATCAACATCACTCATCTTTCCATTTACGGTTATGTTTTATTCAGGAAGATCCGTGCCCATTCGGGCATCGGATACATGCGCCCCTGGGCTAACTGGATACTGGCGTTCTATATCTTGTTTATCGCGTTGACCATCCTGTATTGGTCAATCGTTGTTGCTCAGCAAAGTACATTGCTCGCCGACTATTTCATTTCACTCTCTGCTTGCGGCGCCATTGTCCTGCTCGCCTGGTTTGGCGACCGGTATGAAAAAATGAAAGAGGGAGAGCCCATCATGGACTCCCTATGGCCTCGTTTAAAGGATCAGCCTCAGCAAAATAGTCAGTCGTTATCACCTGTTCTCCACGCAATTGAAACCCTTTCCAACGAGGCCGAAGACATAAAATATAAGAACTCCGGTCTGCCGGACTCCCTGGCTAAAAAACTGGCAGCGGATCTTGGCGTGCTCATGTCCCGGGAACAACTCTATAAAGAAAACGACCTCAAACTGGAGACCCTTGCCGAAAAATTAAAAAGCAACCGGCACTTTGTATCACAGGTCATCAATCAATATTATAAGACCAACTTTTTTGATTTCATCAATGCCAACAGAATTGATGAAGCTAAACGGCTCCTGGTCAGTGACGATCACGAATTGAACATCATAGAAATAGCGTATGCCGTTGGCTACAACAACAAAGTGACCTTCAATACCGTCTTCAAACGTTTCACGGGAGTGACGCCTTCGGAGTACCGAAAACAAAATCACCCCGAGTTTAAGACAGACGATTAG
- a CDS encoding LuxR C-terminal-related transcriptional regulator: protein MEFVSRELEEILDDKARFVTPLLKQLKRDKNRVVYLVSCAQNRFVFVSEVFKDITGYSSSELLYRGLEFWIPLIHPEDKARIMETIIEGHRLLLDPTSLKEPDPMQLTYRFRRMDGQWIWLEETKWIIPVDKHVKDFVLGSLRDVTQQRLDEDVKLHQKAIASDNEDNLLKVALEYKQANKKQLLGGPQSSELEKNKSINLLTAREREVLKLIAEGFSSKQISDKLFISINTVETHRRHLLAKLNVKNSMELVKEASRSFWL, encoded by the coding sequence ATGGAGTTTGTTTCTCGAGAACTGGAAGAAATCCTTGACGACAAAGCACGTTTTGTAACACCGTTGCTTAAGCAGTTAAAGCGGGATAAAAACAGAGTAGTCTATCTTGTCTCATGTGCCCAAAACAGATTTGTTTTTGTGAGTGAGGTCTTTAAGGATATTACCGGGTACAGTTCATCAGAATTGTTATACAGAGGCCTGGAATTTTGGATCCCTTTGATTCACCCCGAGGACAAGGCAAGGATCATGGAAACCATCATCGAAGGCCATAGGTTGTTGCTCGATCCGACGAGTCTTAAAGAGCCGGACCCAATGCAACTGACGTATAGATTTAGGAGAATGGATGGACAATGGATTTGGTTGGAGGAGACGAAGTGGATTATTCCCGTGGACAAGCACGTGAAAGACTTCGTATTGGGTTCGCTGAGGGATGTGACGCAGCAACGACTGGATGAGGATGTCAAACTCCATCAAAAGGCGATCGCATCCGACAACGAGGATAACCTGCTGAAGGTTGCGCTCGAATACAAGCAAGCCAATAAGAAGCAACTATTGGGTGGCCCACAGTCAAGTGAGTTGGAAAAAAATAAGAGCATAAATTTGTTGACGGCGCGGGAAAGGGAAGTCTTGAAACTAATTGCCGAAGGATTTTCCTCAAAGCAGATTTCCGACAAGCTCTTCATAAGTATCAATACGGTAGAAACACACCGACGACACCTGCTCGCCAAGCTAAACGTAAAGAATTCCATGGAGCTCGTTAAAGAAGCCTCAAGATCGTTCTGGCTTTAG